In Pseudomonadota bacterium, the genomic window CCACAAGCAAACTCTTGCCTACTTGCGAAATTCGGCAGGGAACCTGACGAATGCCGAACTTTTTTACAATGCGCCCACCCTGATCAAAGTACACAGGACGATCCAATTGACGGCTTAACTCAAGCGGCCGCCCGTTGATGAGCACGAGCGTGTTTCGAAGAGACTTGTCTCGAAGAGATTGGCTCCAACGTACCTGTTCAACATCATCGCCATCGATCAACAACAACGGGGTGCCCCAAGCAACGTAATCCAGTGGATTAATTCGTGTGCCTTTAGCGGCAATCAGACGGCCTTGATGATCTTGCAGGTCTTCCTGCACCACAAGGGTTGGATCGTATCTGTAACTTCTAGACTCTTGGGTGTGCCGCAAACCAGCAACCACGCTTGGCCGTTCCATACTCTTTTTTACCCGAACACCTATCTCTTGATTGATGTGGGCAAGTTGCCCGGAAGCCTTGATGCTTTGCAAACGGTCTGCAAGCACATGCAAAAGATTACGTTCTTGAATGGCAAAAGTCTCCCCCTGCACCCCAAAATCTTTGGCATGCAAATCACAAACAGCCAGTAACAGAAACACAATAAACCCTAAAG contains:
- the traW gene encoding type-F conjugative transfer system protein TraW, which encodes MRTWFCQCRLFFKGSRTLGFIVFLLLAVCDLHAKDFGVQGETFAIQERNLLHVLADRLQSIKASGQLAHINQEIGVRVKKSMERPSVVAGLRHTQESRSYRYDPTLVVQEDLQDHQGRLIAAKGTRINPLDYVAWGTPLLLIDGDDVEQVRWSQSLRDKSLRNTLVLINGRPLELSRQLDRPVYFDQGGRIVKKFGIRQVPCRISQVGKSLLVEELQPILPGGNKHDIK